A section of the Streptomyces sp. CG1 genome encodes:
- a CDS encoding PLP-dependent aminotransferase family protein produces MTVAQPAPTSAASPARAPVPPLAARARRVGGSPVRDILAVTARPEVINFAGGLPAPELFDRDGIAAAFQEVLADTPAQALQYATTEGEPALRAGLAARITARGLPTAPDDLLVTTGSQQALSLLATALLEPGDTVLVEDPCYLAALQVFGLAGARVVAVPADADGVHPAALGEAIRRERPKLLYLVPTFQNPTGRTMPAPRRAAIADVAARQGLWITEDDPYGELRYDGARVPWIAALPGAADRTVLLGSFSKVMAPGLRLGWLRAPAELRRACAVAKQAADLHTPTLNQLAAARYLDVLDAHVERVRAVYRARRDAMLAGLPAALPDGSRWSRPEGGMFLWARLPESYDTLALLPRAVEQNVAYVPGAPFYAGEPERSTLRLCFVTQTPEEITEGLRRLGRGLGG; encoded by the coding sequence ATGACCGTCGCCCAGCCCGCCCCGACCTCCGCCGCCTCCCCGGCCCGCGCCCCCGTCCCGCCGCTCGCCGCCCGTGCCCGCAGGGTGGGCGGGTCGCCCGTGCGGGACATCCTCGCGGTCACCGCGCGCCCCGAGGTGATCAACTTCGCGGGCGGGCTGCCGGCGCCGGAACTCTTCGACCGGGACGGCATCGCGGCGGCGTTCCAGGAAGTCCTGGCGGACACCCCGGCGCAGGCGCTGCAGTACGCCACGACGGAGGGCGAGCCGGCGCTGCGGGCGGGCCTGGCCGCGCGCATCACCGCCCGGGGTCTGCCCACCGCCCCCGACGACCTGCTCGTCACCACCGGCTCCCAGCAGGCCCTGTCCCTGCTGGCGACGGCGCTGCTCGAACCCGGCGACACGGTCCTGGTCGAAGACCCCTGCTATCTGGCGGCCCTCCAGGTCTTCGGCCTCGCGGGCGCGCGTGTGGTGGCCGTGCCCGCAGACGCGGACGGAGTGCACCCGGCGGCCCTGGGGGAGGCGATCCGCCGCGAGCGCCCGAAGCTGCTCTACCTGGTCCCCACCTTCCAGAACCCGACCGGCCGTACGATGCCCGCGCCGCGCCGCGCGGCGATCGCCGACGTGGCCGCCCGCCAGGGCCTGTGGATCACCGAGGACGACCCGTACGGCGAACTCCGCTACGACGGCGCGCGCGTCCCCTGGATCGCCGCCCTGCCCGGCGCCGCGGACCGGACCGTGCTCCTCGGCTCCTTCTCCAAGGTGATGGCTCCCGGTCTGCGCCTGGGCTGGCTGCGCGCGCCCGCCGAACTGCGCCGGGCGTGCGCGGTGGCCAAGCAGGCGGCGGACCTGCACACCCCGACCCTCAACCAGCTCGCCGCCGCCCGCTACCTCGACGTCCTGGACGCCCATGTGGAGCGGGTGCGAGCCGTGTACCGCGCACGTCGCGACGCCATGCTGGCGGGCCTGCCGGCCGCGCTCCCGGACGGCTCGCGGTGGAGCCGGCCCGAGGGCGGCATGTTCCTGTGGGCGCGCCTGCCGGAGTCGTACGACACCCTCGCGCTGCTGCCCCGCGCGGTCGAGCAGAACGTGGCCTACGTCCCCGGCGCGCCCTTCTACGCGGGCGAGCCCGAGCGCTCCACCCTCCGCCTGTGCTTCGTCACCCAGACGCCCGAGGAGATCACGGAGGGGCTGCGCAGGCTGGGGCGCGGGCTCGGGGGCTGA
- a CDS encoding DUF4253 domain-containing protein — MATLPNPLPKLATDPSGRSLGLQLPPGRLVDLTADGPWHEPLLWHAEKPAAPGTWKALGVPAARAGLLPVLVGVGGSQGGPAEWELMPRLMSYPGDHDAEDVLAEYWEDWTEEGWGEEVEPFGAAWPGLAPAPTPTADPDTRAAQVADSLSDAPPQWFREAHLALVPARRSADIPAAIGWAGPLNHDNDVARLCAVLRSWEDRFGIRVVGLGFDTLVVSVAAPPATLADAEALAAEHFAFCPDNITQGGAGLRDYAKSLVGVPTWTFWWD, encoded by the coding sequence ATGGCGACTCTTCCGAACCCGCTGCCCAAGCTGGCCACCGACCCCAGCGGCCGTTCCCTGGGGCTTCAGCTGCCGCCCGGCAGACTGGTCGATCTGACAGCTGACGGCCCCTGGCACGAGCCTCTGCTGTGGCACGCGGAGAAGCCGGCCGCGCCGGGCACCTGGAAGGCGCTGGGGGTGCCGGCGGCGCGGGCCGGTCTGCTGCCGGTGCTCGTGGGGGTGGGAGGCAGCCAGGGCGGACCCGCGGAGTGGGAGCTGATGCCCCGGCTGATGTCTTACCCGGGCGATCACGACGCCGAGGACGTCCTCGCCGAGTACTGGGAGGACTGGACGGAGGAGGGCTGGGGCGAGGAGGTCGAGCCGTTCGGTGCCGCGTGGCCGGGACTCGCGCCCGCGCCCACCCCGACCGCCGATCCCGACACGCGCGCGGCCCAGGTGGCCGACTCGCTCTCGGACGCCCCGCCCCAGTGGTTCCGGGAGGCGCACCTCGCCCTGGTCCCGGCCCGCCGGTCCGCCGACATACCCGCGGCGATCGGCTGGGCCGGTCCGCTGAACCACGACAACGACGTGGCCCGGCTGTGCGCCGTCCTCCGCTCGTGGGAGGACCGCTTCGGCATACGGGTGGTGGGGCTGGGCTTCGACACCCTGGTGGTGTCCGTCGCGGCCCCGCCCGCCACGCTCGCCGACGCGGAGGCCCTGGCCGCCGAACACTTCGCCTTCTGCCCGGACAACATCACCCAGGGCGGCGCCGGCCTGCGGGACTACGCAAAGAGCCTGGTCGGCGTCCCGACCTGGACCTTCTGGTGGGACTGA
- a CDS encoding zinc ribbon domain-containing protein, with product MGTEIYFSNNYRDLCTEHGTGAGFQFEFNCSRCWDTWRSPFEPFRAGQVAGWLSRGVNAAWSLIGGSATQGVTNAADGLAGASFGSQRDAAFTRAIENAQSHFNRCPRCTGYVCARCWNAGQGLCLNCSPDTAAEAQAAQQRGLNDMVAQRAYDVGQQQGAGYDVTSPRQLVCPHCRTETRGGAFCHGCGHRLAQTTNCASCHAALPDDAAFCPSCGTRR from the coding sequence ATGGGCACCGAGATCTATTTCAGCAACAACTACCGTGACCTGTGCACAGAGCACGGTACGGGGGCGGGTTTCCAGTTCGAGTTCAACTGCTCGCGCTGCTGGGACACCTGGCGTTCGCCGTTCGAGCCGTTCCGGGCCGGGCAGGTGGCCGGGTGGCTGTCCCGGGGCGTGAACGCGGCGTGGTCGCTCATCGGCGGCAGCGCCACGCAGGGCGTGACCAACGCCGCGGACGGGCTGGCCGGGGCGAGCTTCGGCAGCCAGCGGGACGCGGCGTTCACCCGCGCGATCGAGAACGCGCAGAGCCACTTCAACCGCTGCCCGCGCTGCACCGGTTATGTCTGCGCCCGCTGCTGGAACGCGGGGCAGGGGCTGTGCCTGAACTGCTCCCCGGACACCGCGGCGGAGGCGCAGGCGGCGCAGCAGCGGGGGCTGAACGACATGGTCGCCCAGCGGGCGTACGACGTCGGCCAGCAGCAGGGCGCCGGGTACGACGTCACGAGCCCGCGCCAGCTGGTCTGCCCCCACTGCCGTACGGAGACGCGGGGCGGCGCGTTCTGCCATGGCTGCGGCCACCGTCTCGCACAGACCACGAACTGCGCGTCCTGCCACGCCGCCCTCCCGGACGACGCCGCCTTCTGCCCGTCCTGCGGCACCAGGCGCTGA
- a CDS encoding VOC family protein: protein MTAETSSASTSAPAFRYAAVTFDCADPAELGRFYGELLDMSALYSTDDFVLLGKEGATGLGFNRLADYRPPTWPDPAQEKQAHIELGVDDLDIAEKRLLELGAGKPEFQPGGERWRVLLDPAGHPFCITTLV from the coding sequence ATGACCGCAGAGACTTCTTCCGCATCCACTTCCGCACCCGCGTTCCGCTACGCCGCCGTCACCTTCGACTGCGCCGACCCCGCCGAACTCGGCCGCTTCTACGGCGAGTTGCTGGACATGTCCGCCCTCTACTCCACCGACGACTTCGTCCTGCTCGGCAAGGAGGGCGCGACCGGCCTCGGCTTCAACCGCCTCGCCGACTACCGCCCGCCCACCTGGCCGGACCCCGCGCAGGAGAAGCAGGCCCATATCGAACTGGGCGTGGACGACCTGGACATCGCCGAGAAGCGGTTGCTGGAACTGGGGGCCGGCAAGCCGGAGTTCCAGCCTGGCGGGGAGCGGTGGCGGGTGCTGCTGGATCCTGCCGGGCATCCGTTCTGCATCACGACGCTGGTGTGA
- a CDS encoding helix-turn-helix transcriptional regulator, with protein sequence MGSYGKLLPVLSASARLLRLLSLLSSRPSWTCAELAERMEVTDRTVRRDVARLRDLGYSVDSEAGPWGGYRLRAGSRVPPLILDDEEALAVAVGLSEAALGGDQAALSAMLKLRQVLPRRIADRLGELDDAFVRLPGAEKPQVSPGLLLELATACRRGERARLSYTDGGGRSTVRDVDPYRLVHTGRRWYVVARDVARGQWRTFRADRVDRLQPTGHPADLTDPPDPAQLVSRNIANGPYPLTATIRVPLPLREALRLVPATVGTHRPDDDPDGSDATVIDIGGPDPDGLARYLLGLGTPLRVLAPEAVRDALTRRIRQLLHDNAGLPAT encoded by the coding sequence ATGGGCTCGTATGGGAAACTCCTGCCCGTGCTCAGCGCGTCCGCCCGCCTTCTCCGCCTCCTCTCCCTGCTCTCCTCCCGCCCCTCCTGGACCTGCGCCGAACTGGCCGAGCGCATGGAGGTCACCGACCGCACGGTCCGCCGGGACGTCGCCCGGCTCCGTGACCTCGGCTACTCCGTCGACTCCGAGGCCGGCCCCTGGGGCGGCTACCGTCTGCGCGCCGGCTCCCGGGTGCCGCCGCTGATCCTCGACGACGAGGAGGCCCTGGCCGTGGCGGTGGGGCTGAGCGAGGCGGCGCTGGGCGGCGACCAGGCGGCCCTGTCCGCGATGCTGAAGCTGCGCCAGGTCCTGCCCCGGCGGATCGCGGACCGACTCGGAGAGCTGGACGACGCCTTCGTGCGACTTCCGGGGGCCGAGAAGCCGCAGGTCAGCCCCGGGCTGCTGCTGGAGCTGGCGACCGCGTGCCGGCGCGGGGAGCGGGCCCGGCTGTCGTACACCGACGGAGGGGGGCGGAGCACGGTCCGGGACGTCGACCCGTATCGGCTCGTCCACACCGGACGGCGCTGGTACGTCGTCGCGCGGGACGTGGCCCGGGGACAGTGGCGCACCTTCCGGGCCGACCGTGTCGACCGGCTCCAGCCCACCGGTCACCCTGCGGACCTGACCGACCCACCCGACCCGGCCCAGCTGGTCTCCCGCAACATCGCGAACGGCCCCTACCCGCTGACCGCGACCATCCGCGTCCCGCTCCCCCTGCGGGAGGCCCTGCGCCTCGTCCCCGCCACGGTCGGCACCCACCGGCCCGACGACGACCCGGACGGCTCCGACGCGACGGTCATCGACATCGGCGGCCCCGACCCGGACGGCCTGGCCCGCTATCTCCTGGGCCTGGGCACACCCCTACGGGTCCTCGCACCCGAGGCGGTCCGGGACGCGCTGACACGCCGCATCCGCCAACTGCTGCACGACAACGCCGGGCTTCCGGCCACCTGA